In Tachysurus fulvidraco isolate hzauxx_2018 chromosome 1, HZAU_PFXX_2.0, whole genome shotgun sequence, a single window of DNA contains:
- the ino80b gene encoding INO80 complex subunit B isoform X2: MGKRKDMMIHPRFFVGDDDEYNAHRKKHKKHKKHKKKHHRDDGHSFSSEALESDSGIVPKPPQLKLKIKLGGQTLGTKSVPTFTVIPEAVRSMSPLIVDSDDDEDSDDEDDEDDDDDDDEPSEGVPIEQYRAWLDMDNDSFLEGPMDEEEKWLDALEKGELDDNGELKKEIDESLLTARQKALLHKQQIQPLFELPMGYKEKELTAEMLQKREERARKRRLQAAKKAEENKNQTIERLTKTSKAKIKSTKERKAKQLQVPMVRYLDNAQGAVISFPVGVTAPASAPPCPLPPTPVSCGVTGCSNLKKYSCSKTGTPLCSLDCYRKNLMLIESAS; encoded by the exons ATGGGAAAGAGGAAGGACATGATGATCCACCCCAGGTTTTTTGTAG ggGATGATGATGAATACAATGCTCACAGGAAGaagcacaaaaaacacaagaaacacaagAAGAAGCACCACCGTGACGACGGCCACAGCTTCTCATCTGAGGCTCTGGAGTCAGACTCCGGCATCGTGCCGAAGCCTCCACAGCTGAAGCTGAAGATTAAATTAGGAGGGCAAACACTGGGCACCAAGAG CGTTCCAACCTTCACGGTGATCCCCGAGGCTGTTCGCTCGATGTCTCCTTTGATTGTGGACAGTGATGATGACGAGGACTCTGATGATGAAGACGACGAGgacgacgatgatgacgatgatgagcCTTCAGAGGGAGTTCCTATTGAGCAGTATCGTGCCTGGCTCG ACATGGACAACGATTCGTTTTTGGAAGGCCCCATGGATGAGGAGGAGAAGTGGCTTGATGCTCTGGAGAAAGGAGAACTGGATGATAACGGAGAGCTGAAGAAGGAGATAGATGAGTCTCTTCTGACTGCCAGACAG AAAGCACTGTTGCACAAGCAGCAGATCCAGCCCCTCTTCGAGCTCCCCATGGGCTACAAAGAGAAGGAGCTGACGGCCGAGATGCTGCAGAAGCGGGAGGAACGAGCCCGCAAGAGACGCCTGCAGGCAGCCAAAAAAGCTGAAGAGAACAAGAACCAGACCATCGAGAGGCTCACAAAGACCAGCAAGGCCAAAATCAAGAGCACAAAAGAGCGCAAGGCCAAACAGTTGCAGGTGCCCATGGTGAGGTACCTGGATAACGCTCAGGGGGCAGTGATCTCTTTCCCGGTCGGAGTGACCGCTCCGGCATCTGCCCCACCATGTCCACTTCCACCTACTCCTGTGAGCTGCGGTGTCACTGGCTGCTCCAACCTGAAGAAGTATTCATGCTCCAAGACAGGAACGCCACTCTGCAGTCTGGATTGTTACAGGAAGAACTTAATGCTCATAGAAAGTGCATCTTAA
- the ino80b gene encoding INO80 complex subunit B isoform X1, translated as MGKRKDMMIHPRFFVGDDDEYNAHRKKHKKHKKHKKKHHRDDGHSFSSEALESDSGIVPKPPQLKLKIKLGGQTLGTKSVPTFTVIPEAVRSMSPLIVDSDDDEDSDDEDDEDDDDDDDEPSEGVPIEQYRAWLDEDSNLEPSPLPDMDNDSFLEGPMDEEEKWLDALEKGELDDNGELKKEIDESLLTARQKALLHKQQIQPLFELPMGYKEKELTAEMLQKREERARKRRLQAAKKAEENKNQTIERLTKTSKAKIKSTKERKAKQLQVPMVRYLDNAQGAVISFPVGVTAPASAPPCPLPPTPVSCGVTGCSNLKKYSCSKTGTPLCSLDCYRKNLMLIESAS; from the exons ATGGGAAAGAGGAAGGACATGATGATCCACCCCAGGTTTTTTGTAG ggGATGATGATGAATACAATGCTCACAGGAAGaagcacaaaaaacacaagaaacacaagAAGAAGCACCACCGTGACGACGGCCACAGCTTCTCATCTGAGGCTCTGGAGTCAGACTCCGGCATCGTGCCGAAGCCTCCACAGCTGAAGCTGAAGATTAAATTAGGAGGGCAAACACTGGGCACCAAGAG CGTTCCAACCTTCACGGTGATCCCCGAGGCTGTTCGCTCGATGTCTCCTTTGATTGTGGACAGTGATGATGACGAGGACTCTGATGATGAAGACGACGAGgacgacgatgatgacgatgatgagcCTTCAGAGGGAGTTCCTATTGAGCAGTATCGTGCCTGGCTCG ACGAGGACAGTAACTTGGAGCCTTCTCCTCTGCCAGACATGGACAACGATTCGTTTTTGGAAGGCCCCATGGATGAGGAGGAGAAGTGGCTTGATGCTCTGGAGAAAGGAGAACTGGATGATAACGGAGAGCTGAAGAAGGAGATAGATGAGTCTCTTCTGACTGCCAGACAG AAAGCACTGTTGCACAAGCAGCAGATCCAGCCCCTCTTCGAGCTCCCCATGGGCTACAAAGAGAAGGAGCTGACGGCCGAGATGCTGCAGAAGCGGGAGGAACGAGCCCGCAAGAGACGCCTGCAGGCAGCCAAAAAAGCTGAAGAGAACAAGAACCAGACCATCGAGAGGCTCACAAAGACCAGCAAGGCCAAAATCAAGAGCACAAAAGAGCGCAAGGCCAAACAGTTGCAGGTGCCCATGGTGAGGTACCTGGATAACGCTCAGGGGGCAGTGATCTCTTTCCCGGTCGGAGTGACCGCTCCGGCATCTGCCCCACCATGTCCACTTCCACCTACTCCTGTGAGCTGCGGTGTCACTGGCTGCTCCAACCTGAAGAAGTATTCATGCTCCAAGACAGGAACGCCACTCTGCAGTCTGGATTGTTACAGGAAGAACTTAATGCTCATAGAAAGTGCATCTTAA
- the aadat gene encoding kynurenine/alpha-aminoadipate aminotransferase, mitochondrial isoform X1, which produces MNYSRFLTAVSKARKPSPIRILTELQQRSPPSLISLAGGAPNPNTFPFLSATIQMKTGETLLFDQTLMKRALQYSGSSGIPELISWMKELQKRLHNPPTACYSPERGQMDLCVTTGSQEGLCKVFEMLINPGDNVLLDAPTYSGTLAAIQPLGCNIMNVPSDQHGMIPEALRDLLSRWDPADAQKPGSDVPRVLYTIPNGGNPTGASMTAERKQKVYELAQAYDFLIIEDDPYYFLQFEKPWAPTFLSMDVDGRVIRTDSFSKILSSGLRVGFVTGPKPLVDRVVLHIQASTMHTSTFTQIMVSELLHVWRQEGFLKHIDSVVEFYRTQRNAMLSSAHKWLQDVAEWHAPAAGMFLWIKLKGIKDTQKLIMEKALEKEVLLVPGGVFNIHSSEPCPYVRAAFSLSTPQQIDEAFKRLSELIREAL; this is translated from the exons aTGAACTACTCTAGGTTTTTGACAGCTGTGAGTAAGGCAAGGAAGCCGTCTCCTATCCGCATCCTGA CGGAGCTGCAGCAACGCTCTCCCCCAAGCCTGATCTCTCTTGCTGGTGGAGCCCCAAACCCCAACACTTTCCCCTTCCTTTCTGCCACCATTCAGATGAAGACTGGAGAAACTCTCCTGTTTGACCAGACTTTGATGAAGAGGGCTTTACAGTATTCTGGCTCTTCTGG CATTCCGGAGCTGATCTCATGGATGAAGGAGCTGCAGAAGAGGCTGCACAATCCTCCCACAGCATGCTACAGCCCAGAGAGAGGGCAGATGGACCTGTGTGTCACCACTGGCAGTCAGGAGGGCCTCTGCAAG GTCTTTGAGATGCTCATCAATCCTGGTGATAACGTCCTTCTTGATGCTCCGACGTACTCAGGAACTCTGGCAGCG ATCCAGCCTCTGGGATGTAACATCATGAACGTGCCCAGTGATCAGCATGGAATGATCCCAGAGGCTCTGAGAGACCTGCTGTCCAGATGGGATCCTGCAGATGCACAGAAACCTGGCAGCGACGTCCCCCGCGTCCTCTACACCATCCCTAATGGAGGAAACCCCACAGGCGCCTCCATGACTGCAGAGAGGAAACAGAAAGTCTATGAG ctgGCACAGGCTTATGATTTCCTTATCATTGAGGATGATCCATATTACTTCCTACAGTTTGAAAAG ccgTGGGCTCCTACCTTTCTCTCTATGGACGTTGATGGGAGAGTAATACGTACTGACTCCTTTTCCAAGATCCTGTCATcagg ATTGAGGGTAGGTTTTGTCACAGGGCCGAAACCGTTAGTGGATCGTGTGGTCCTTCATATCCAAGCGTCTACAATGCACACCAGCACCTTCACCCAG ATCATGGTGTCTGAGCTCCTGCATGTTTGGAGACAGGAGGGCTTCCTGAAGCATATAGACAG TGTGGTGGAGTTTTACAGAACCCAGAGGAACGCCATGCTCTCTTCAGCACACAAGTGGCTCCAAG ATGTAGCAGAGTGGCACGCACCAGCAGCTGGCATGTTCCTGTGGATTAAACTTAAGGgcattaaagacacacagaagcTTATTATGGAAAAAGCACTGGAGAAagag gtgCTGCTCGTGCCTGGAGGAGTGTTTAATATTCACAGCTCAGAGCCATGTCCTTACGTGAGAGCGGCCTTCTCTCTTTCCACACCACAGCAAATTGATGag GCTTTCAAGAGGCTCTCAGAACTTATCAGAGAGGCTTTGTGA
- the aadat gene encoding kynurenine/alpha-aminoadipate aminotransferase, mitochondrial isoform X2, translating into MKTGETLLFDQTLMKRALQYSGSSGIPELISWMKELQKRLHNPPTACYSPERGQMDLCVTTGSQEGLCKVFEMLINPGDNVLLDAPTYSGTLAAIQPLGCNIMNVPSDQHGMIPEALRDLLSRWDPADAQKPGSDVPRVLYTIPNGGNPTGASMTAERKQKVYELAQAYDFLIIEDDPYYFLQFEKPWAPTFLSMDVDGRVIRTDSFSKILSSGLRVGFVTGPKPLVDRVVLHIQASTMHTSTFTQIMVSELLHVWRQEGFLKHIDSVVEFYRTQRNAMLSSAHKWLQDVAEWHAPAAGMFLWIKLKGIKDTQKLIMEKALEKEVLLVPGGVFNIHSSEPCPYVRAAFSLSTPQQIDEAFKRLSELIREAL; encoded by the exons ATGAAGACTGGAGAAACTCTCCTGTTTGACCAGACTTTGATGAAGAGGGCTTTACAGTATTCTGGCTCTTCTGG CATTCCGGAGCTGATCTCATGGATGAAGGAGCTGCAGAAGAGGCTGCACAATCCTCCCACAGCATGCTACAGCCCAGAGAGAGGGCAGATGGACCTGTGTGTCACCACTGGCAGTCAGGAGGGCCTCTGCAAG GTCTTTGAGATGCTCATCAATCCTGGTGATAACGTCCTTCTTGATGCTCCGACGTACTCAGGAACTCTGGCAGCG ATCCAGCCTCTGGGATGTAACATCATGAACGTGCCCAGTGATCAGCATGGAATGATCCCAGAGGCTCTGAGAGACCTGCTGTCCAGATGGGATCCTGCAGATGCACAGAAACCTGGCAGCGACGTCCCCCGCGTCCTCTACACCATCCCTAATGGAGGAAACCCCACAGGCGCCTCCATGACTGCAGAGAGGAAACAGAAAGTCTATGAG ctgGCACAGGCTTATGATTTCCTTATCATTGAGGATGATCCATATTACTTCCTACAGTTTGAAAAG ccgTGGGCTCCTACCTTTCTCTCTATGGACGTTGATGGGAGAGTAATACGTACTGACTCCTTTTCCAAGATCCTGTCATcagg ATTGAGGGTAGGTTTTGTCACAGGGCCGAAACCGTTAGTGGATCGTGTGGTCCTTCATATCCAAGCGTCTACAATGCACACCAGCACCTTCACCCAG ATCATGGTGTCTGAGCTCCTGCATGTTTGGAGACAGGAGGGCTTCCTGAAGCATATAGACAG TGTGGTGGAGTTTTACAGAACCCAGAGGAACGCCATGCTCTCTTCAGCACACAAGTGGCTCCAAG ATGTAGCAGAGTGGCACGCACCAGCAGCTGGCATGTTCCTGTGGATTAAACTTAAGGgcattaaagacacacagaagcTTATTATGGAAAAAGCACTGGAGAAagag gtgCTGCTCGTGCCTGGAGGAGTGTTTAATATTCACAGCTCAGAGCCATGTCCTTACGTGAGAGCGGCCTTCTCTCTTTCCACACCACAGCAAATTGATGag GCTTTCAAGAGGCTCTCAGAACTTATCAGAGAGGCTTTGTGA
- the mfap3l gene encoding microfibrillar-associated protein 3-like — MEGVDGSVWIYLVCFLSLGNSGALKGSVTDVNGTHAAGDVEEGKTPVMLTIPNQIIAREGNCVLIDCNITGEPFPKVQWFNSHGHLLDTEENEGKWWILENGALNITSITFADRGKYTCMASNSHGIANCTVTVRVVFTNGDMGVYYVVVCLVTFTIIMVLNVTRLCMMSSHLKKTEKAINEFFRTEGAEKLQKAFEIAKRIPIITSAKTLELAKVTQFKTMEFARYIEELARSIPLPPLIMNCRTFMEEILEVVGVEEMRHNFIRQAPDGQEGTSRALVGAVSNVFTILQIRDRTRDRERSGSPTADSDDASLHEQPQHIDIQVSIHPPLNDAACSVEAPPLTDTDARVTAPAQESVDTEPEEQQITVEVEPEPEPEPEPEPEPEPEPEPEPESEVEISPTSQVIYESHV; from the exons ATGGAAGGTGTAGATGGATCTGTTTGGATTTATCTGGTGTGTTTTCTCAGCCTGGGCAACTCAGGGGCCTTGAAGGGTTCTGTGACTGATGTAAATGGCACACACGCAGCAGGCGATGTGGAGGAAGGTAAGACACCTGTGATGCTCACCATACCGAATCAGATCATCGCACGCGAAGGGAACTGCGTCCTGATCGATTGCAACATCACCGGTGAGCCTTTCCCCAAAGTGCAGTGGTTCAACTCCCATGGACACCTCTTGGATACGGAAGAAAACG AGGGAAAATGGTGGATTCTGGAGAACGGAGCCCTCAACATCACCAGCATCACCTTTGCAGACCGGGGCAAATACACGTGCATGGCTTCTAACAGTCACGGCATTGCCAACTGTACAGTCACAGTGCGCGTGGTCTTCACCAATGGAGACATGGGCGTGTACTACGTGGTGGTGTGTCTGGTGACCTTCACCATCATCATGGTGTTGAACGTGACTCGGCTTTGCATGATGAGCAGCCACCTGAAGAAGACCGAGAAGGCCATCAACGAGTTTTTCCGCACGGAGGGAGCAGAGAAGCTCCAGAAAGCGTTCGAAATCGCAAAGCGTATCCCAATCATCACGTCGGCTAAGACGCTGGAACTGGCCAAAGTCACGCAGTTTAAGACCATGGAATTTGCACGTTACATCGAGGAGCTGGCACGCAGCATCCCTCTCCCGCCGCTGATCATGAACTGCCGCACCTTCATGGAGGAAATCCTGGAAGTGGTGGGGGTCGAAGAAATGAGACACAACTTTATCCGACAGGCACCCGATGGTCAAGAAGGCACTTCTCGTGCTCTTGTCGGGGCCGTCAGTAATGTTTTCACCATTCTGCAGATTCGAGACCgaacaagagacagagagaggagtgGATCTCCTACGGCAGATTCAGACGACGCTTCGCTACACGAGCAGCCGCAACACATCGACATTCAGGTCTCCATTCACCCACCACTCAATGACGCAGCCTGCAGCGTCGAGGCTCCGCCCCTCACAGATACGGACGCCAGGGTCACTGCTCCTGCTCAGGAGAGCGTGGACACGGAGCCTGAAGAGCAACAGATAACGGTGGAGGTGGAGCCAGAACCGGAGCCAGAACCGGAGccagaaccagaaccagagccagaaccagaaccagagCCAGAGAGCGAAGTAGAAATATCTCCAACTAGCCAAGTTATCTATGAAAGCCATGTGTAA